The following coding sequences lie in one Bordetella genomosp. 9 genomic window:
- a CDS encoding glycosyltransferase, with the protein MKVLVVTYGTEGDTRPLAALCRALIDAGHEARLLADRSTLGSALSLGVPAQALSGDIRAALMPGAVLSSAVRRKAGFNSTNKALAWIANSHTHAWMRETMEASEGCGLLILSGLAAFVGLSVAEYRGIAAIGAGFIPINPTAAFASPFLPPDKVPRWLNRASHRFVNNTLWRAFRKATNAARADVCGLPPRRTVWTDHPMLYGVSPSLVPQPEDWPANALVCGQWKTANPEWTPPPALEAFVAQGEPPVYIGFGSMAGFDPRGMASQLAAGAAGRRVVFYPGWSGIDASMLPDNFFFLGDTPHHWLFPRMSLVVHHGGAGTTHSAAGAGVPSVVVPFAADQFFWADRLRRLGVAAPAVMGARMRGADLARAIAFAERDEVRQRAGALGRRMAEEDGLRNALAAIERLSAGRRAGACGRSPRPAN; encoded by the coding sequence ATGAAAGTCCTCGTTGTGACGTATGGAACGGAAGGGGATACCCGTCCGCTGGCGGCGCTGTGCCGCGCGCTCATCGATGCCGGCCATGAAGCGCGCTTGCTGGCGGATCGTTCCACATTGGGGTCCGCGCTATCGTTGGGCGTTCCGGCGCAGGCCCTGTCCGGGGATATCCGGGCGGCATTGATGCCGGGCGCGGTGCTGTCGTCCGCTGTGCGGCGCAAGGCCGGGTTCAACAGCACCAACAAGGCGCTTGCCTGGATCGCCAACTCGCACACGCACGCATGGATGCGCGAAACGATGGAGGCATCGGAGGGATGCGGCCTGCTGATCCTCTCGGGACTGGCGGCTTTCGTCGGCTTATCCGTAGCCGAGTATCGCGGCATCGCGGCCATAGGCGCCGGATTTATTCCGATCAATCCGACGGCGGCGTTCGCATCGCCGTTTTTGCCGCCCGATAAGGTGCCGCGCTGGTTGAATCGTGCAAGCCATCGTTTCGTGAACAACACCCTGTGGCGCGCCTTTCGCAAGGCCACCAATGCTGCGCGCGCCGATGTGTGCGGCTTGCCGCCGCGGCGCACGGTGTGGACGGACCATCCCATGCTGTATGGCGTATCGCCCAGTCTGGTGCCGCAACCGGAGGACTGGCCCGCGAACGCGCTCGTGTGCGGGCAGTGGAAAACGGCCAACCCTGAATGGACGCCTCCCCCTGCGCTGGAAGCGTTCGTGGCGCAGGGCGAGCCGCCCGTGTACATCGGTTTCGGCAGCATGGCGGGTTTCGACCCGCGCGGTATGGCGTCCCAGCTTGCCGCGGGCGCGGCCGGGCGGCGGGTCGTTTTCTATCCGGGGTGGAGCGGCATCGACGCGTCCATGTTGCCGGACAATTTCTTTTTCCTGGGCGACACGCCGCATCATTGGCTGTTCCCGCGCATGTCGCTCGTCGTGCACCATGGCGGCGCGGGGACCACGCATTCCGCCGCCGGCGCCGGTGTGCCATCCGTTGTCGTGCCGTTTGCCGCCGACCAGTTCTTCTGGGCCGACCGGCTCCGTCGCCTGGGCGTCGCCGCGCCCGCCGTCATGGGCGCGCGCATGCGCGGGGCGGACCTGGCGCGGGCCATCGCTTTTGCCGAGCGTGACGAGGTCAGGCAGCGCGCCGGCGCGCTGGGGCGGCGGATGGCCGAGGAAGACGGCTTGCGAAACGCCTTGGCGGCGATCGAGCGGTTGTCAGCGGGCAGGCGGGCTGGCGCCTGCGGTCGTTCGCCCCGGCCGGCCAATTGA
- a CDS encoding type 1 glutamine amidotransferase domain-containing protein — translation MKILMVLTSHDQLGNTGRKTGFWLEELAAPYYAFKDAGADIVLASPKGGQPPLDPKSSEPDSQTEATRRFDADAQAKTQLAATVRLDSLAQDDFDTVFYPGGHGPLWDLAEDRHSIALIESFVAAGKPVALVCHAPGALRHVKAPDGRPLVSGKKVTGFTNSEEAAVQLTDVVPFLVEDELKAKGGEFSRGPDWGPYVVEDGLLITGQNPASSAPAAQLLLKRLAGARQ, via the coding sequence ATGAAAATCCTTATGGTTTTGACCTCTCACGACCAGCTCGGCAATACCGGCCGCAAAACCGGTTTCTGGCTGGAGGAGCTGGCCGCGCCCTACTATGCGTTCAAGGACGCCGGCGCCGACATCGTCCTTGCGTCGCCCAAGGGCGGCCAGCCGCCGCTCGATCCGAAAAGCAGCGAACCGGACTCGCAGACCGAAGCAACGCGCCGCTTCGATGCCGATGCGCAGGCCAAGACGCAACTGGCCGCCACGGTCCGGTTGGACAGCCTGGCGCAAGACGACTTCGATACGGTGTTTTACCCGGGCGGCCACGGCCCGCTCTGGGATCTGGCCGAAGACAGGCACTCGATCGCCCTGATCGAATCCTTCGTGGCGGCAGGTAAACCGGTTGCTTTGGTGTGCCATGCGCCGGGCGCGCTGCGGCATGTGAAGGCGCCCGACGGCCGCCCGCTGGTGTCAGGCAAAAAGGTCACCGGCTTCACCAATTCGGAGGAAGCCGCCGTCCAACTCACCGATGTCGTTCCCTTCCTGGTCGAGGACGAGCTGAAGGCCAAGGGCGGCGAGTTCTCGCGCGGGCCCGACTGGGGGCCCTATGTGGTCGAAGACGGCCTGCTGATCACGGGGCAGAACCCGGCCTCATCGGCCCCCGCCGCGCAGCTTCTGTTGAAGCGGCTGGCGGGCGCGAGGCAATAG
- a CDS encoding SulP family inorganic anion transporter: MQTHSLRDEWFSNVRADILAGIVVALALIPEALAFSIIAGVDPQVGLYAAFSIAVVSAIAGGRPGMISAATGAVALVIASLVKSHGVEYILAAGILAGVLQIGAGLLKLGALMRFVSRSVMTGFVNALAILIFLAQLPQLRNVPMYVYVMVAAGLAIIYLLPRLTKAVPSPLICIVVLTAISMVLHLDLRTVGDMGVFPDRLPAIALPQVPFSLETLKIIFPYSVAIAVVGLLESLMTAAIVDDFTDTSSDKNRECRGQGIANIVAGLLGGMPGCAMIGQTVINIKSGGRGRLSTFVAGAFLLVLVVFLGPWVRQIPMAALVAVMIMVSISTFDWRSIRNLRTHPKSSSVVMLATVAVVVATGNLAIGVLVGVLLSALFFTSKIRQVLAVESFLDENGGRRYVVRGQVFFASSEALVNEFDFKEAVPRVHLDLSHAHFWDITAINALDRIVHKFRRNGVQVEVSGLNRASATMIEKYGTHDKPQGAAALDTSH, translated from the coding sequence ATGCAGACGCATTCCTTACGGGACGAATGGTTCTCCAACGTCCGCGCCGACATTCTGGCCGGCATCGTAGTCGCCCTGGCCCTGATCCCCGAGGCGCTGGCTTTTTCCATCATCGCGGGTGTCGACCCGCAAGTCGGCCTTTACGCTGCCTTCAGTATTGCCGTGGTGTCCGCCATCGCCGGCGGCCGTCCCGGCATGATCTCCGCGGCCACGGGCGCGGTGGCGCTGGTCATCGCCTCGCTGGTCAAAAGCCATGGCGTCGAGTACATCCTGGCCGCCGGAATCCTGGCGGGCGTGCTGCAGATCGGCGCCGGCTTGCTGAAGCTGGGCGCGCTGATGCGTTTCGTGTCCCGTTCGGTGATGACCGGATTCGTCAATGCGTTGGCGATCCTGATCTTTCTTGCGCAACTGCCGCAGCTGCGGAATGTGCCCATGTACGTGTATGTCATGGTTGCCGCCGGGCTTGCCATCATCTATCTGTTGCCGCGGTTGACCAAGGCCGTGCCGTCCCCGTTGATCTGCATCGTCGTGCTGACGGCCATCTCCATGGTCCTGCATCTGGACCTTCGGACGGTTGGCGACATGGGCGTCTTCCCCGACCGGCTGCCGGCCATCGCGCTGCCGCAAGTGCCGTTTTCCCTGGAGACGCTGAAGATCATCTTTCCCTATTCGGTGGCGATCGCCGTGGTGGGCCTGCTCGAATCGCTGATGACGGCGGCCATCGTGGACGATTTCACCGATACGTCCAGCGACAAGAACCGGGAATGCCGGGGACAGGGCATCGCCAATATCGTTGCCGGTCTCCTGGGCGGCATGCCGGGCTGCGCGATGATCGGCCAGACGGTGATCAACATCAAGTCCGGCGGCCGCGGACGCCTGTCCACCTTCGTGGCGGGCGCCTTCCTGCTGGTGCTCGTCGTCTTTCTAGGCCCCTGGGTGCGGCAGATCCCGATGGCCGCACTGGTGGCGGTGATGATCATGGTGTCGATCAGCACGTTCGACTGGCGCTCGATCCGCAATCTGCGCACGCACCCCAAAAGCTCCTCCGTGGTCATGCTGGCGACCGTGGCGGTGGTGGTCGCGACCGGCAACCTGGCGATCGGCGTCCTGGTGGGCGTCCTGCTCAGCGCGCTGTTCTTCACATCGAAGATCCGACAGGTCCTTGCCGTGGAGTCTTTCCTCGACGAAAACGGCGGGCGCCGCTACGTCGTACGCGGGCAGGTGTTCTTCGCTTCCTCGGAAGCCCTGGTCAACGAGTTCGACTTCAAGGAGGCCGTGCCGCGCGTGCATCTGGACTTGTCGCATGCCCATTTCTGGGACATCACGGCGATCAACGCGCTGGATCGCATCGTTCACAAGTTCCGCCGCAACGGCGTGCAGGTGGAGGTCAGCGGCCTGAACCGCGCCAGCGCGACCATGATCGAGAAGTACGGCACGCACGACAAGCCACAGGGCGCGGCGGCGCTGGATACCTCCCACTAG